Proteins encoded together in one Penaeus vannamei isolate JL-2024 chromosome 41, ASM4276789v1, whole genome shotgun sequence window:
- the LOC138860502 gene encoding putative surface protein bspA-like → MPQSVLPVCLCQCYQYASVSVTSIPPSVLPVCLCQCYQYASISVTSMPLSVLPVCLCQCYQYASVSVTSMPLSVLPVCLCQCYQYASVSVTSMPLSVLPVCLCQCYQYASVSVTSMPLSVLPVCLCQCYQYASVSVTSMPPSVLPVCLRQCYQYASVSVISMPPSVSPVCLCQCYQYASVSVISMPLSVLPVCLCQCHQYASVSVTSMPLSVSPVCLCQCHQYASVSVTSMPLSVSPVCLCQCHQYASVRVTSMPLSESPVCLCQCHQYASVSVTSMPLSVTPVCLRQCYQYASDGDRREALPVSGNGYLTIRLCSEVGVTSAGAPDS, encoded by the coding sequence ATGCCTCAGTCAGTGTTACCAGTATGCCTCTGTCAGTGTTACCAGTATGCCTCTGTCAGTGTTACCAGTATCCCTCCGTCAGTGTTACCAGTATGCCTCTGTCAGTGTTACCAGTATGCCTCCATCAGTGTTACCAGTATGCCTCTGTCAGTGTTACCAGTATGCCTCTGTCAGTGTTACCAGTATGCCTCTGTCAGTGTTACCAGTATGCCTCTGTCAGTGTTACCAGTATGCCTCTGTCAGTGTTACCAGTATGCCTCTGTCAGTGTTACCAGTATGCCTCTGTCAGTGTTACCAGTATGCCTCTGTCAGTGTTACCAGTATGCCTCTGTCAGTGTTACCAGTATGCCTCTGTCAGTGTTACCAGTATGCCTCTGTCAGTGTTACCAGTATGCCTCCGTCAGTGTTACCAGTATGCCTCCGTCAGTGTTACCAGTATGCCTCCGTCAGTGTTACCAGTATGCCTCCGTCAGTGTTATCAGTATGCCTCCGTCAGTGTCACCAGTATGCCTCTGTCAGTGTTACCAGTATGCCTCTGTCAGTGTTATCAGTATGCCTCTGTCAGTGTTACCAGTATGCCTCTGTCAGTGTCACCAGTATGCCTCTGTCAGTGTCACCAGTATGCCTCTGTCAGTGTCACCAGTATGCCTCTGTCAGTGTCACCAGTATGCCTCTGTCAGTGTCACCAGTATGCCTCTGTCAGTGTCACCAGTATGCCTCTGTCAGTGTCACCAGTATGCCTCTGTCAGAGTCACCAGTATGCCTCTGTCAGAGTCACCAGTATGCCTCTGTCAGTGTCACCAGTATGCCTCTGTCAGTGTTACCAGTATGCCTCTGTCAGTGACACCAGTATGCCTCCGTCAGTGTTACCAGTATGCCTCTGACGGCGACAGAAGAGAGGCTCTCCCTGTATCTGGCAACGGTTATCTGACAATAAGACTGTGTAGCGAAGTCGGTGTAACTTCAGCCGGCGCTCCTGACAGCTGA